A region from the Rosa rugosa chromosome 6, drRosRugo1.1, whole genome shotgun sequence genome encodes:
- the LOC133716362 gene encoding uncharacterized protein LOC133716362 has translation MILSATWRNRNAKVWEGDFKQVSQLVPMTLGWLEEYKVAHITPKSGLAARTPPKWKKPPVGFIKLNVDAAFDQTSCRAAGLGGVFRDHIGAFLHGFRHTIIVAHSARHVELLALVLGVQLAVDNHLTPLLVETDCLDLVSALSSSLDSSELGFLLADLRVLLHKAQEAHVLKVGRQANGVAHILAHEAKHADCQIDFFSCIPPSVEASLISYCNDSPSMN, from the coding sequence ATGATCCTCTCGGCAACTTGGAGAAATAGGAATGCAAAAGTTTGGGAGGGCGATTTTAAGCAGGTTTCACAGCTTGTCCCAATGACTTTAGGTTGGCTAGAAGAGTATAAAGTAGCTCACATTACTCCCAAGTCCGGTTTGGCTGCTAGGACGCCTCCAAAGTGGAAGAAACCCCCTGTTGGTTTTATCAAATTGAATGTTGATGCAGCCTTTGATCAAACTTCGTGTCGGGCGGCGGGGTTAGGTGGAGTATTCAGAGATCATATCGGGGCCTTTCTTCATGGGTTTCGACATACTATCATAGTTGCTCATTCTGCTAGACATGTGGAACTTTTAGCATTGGTCTTGGGAGTACAGTTAGCTGTTGATAATCATCTTACACCTTTGCTAGTGGAGACTGATTGCTTGGATTTGGTATCTGCACTATCCTCTTCTTTGGATTCTTCGGAACTGGGTTTTCTGTTGGCAGACTTGCGGGTTCTGTTGCACAAAGCACAGGAGGCTCATGTCCTCAAGGTTGGAAGACAGGCTAATGGTGTGGCTCACATCTTGGCTCACGAGGCCAAGCATGCTGATTGTCAGATAGATTTCTTTTCATGTATTCCTCCGTCTGTGGAGGCTAGTCTAATCTCTTATTGTAATGATTCTCCATCAATGAATTAG